A genomic segment from Chanos chanos chromosome 2, fChaCha1.1, whole genome shotgun sequence encodes:
- the LOC115830115 gene encoding ecto-ADP-ribosyltransferase 5-like, with translation MKGHGADTQQAVLDMAIGSVDDSFEGCAEKMSDRVSSKYLDKEKNSSENISKAWKDAEKYRKAPGDGLNILNSVAIHLYTEVSHKMYLELNEAVGAGRDAYKNETFKLYSFYFLLTDAIKRLKRTQRDCVTVYRRTKRKYTTENVLHQTVRFGRFTSSSLNYALTTSFGSESCFEIYTCFGADISHYSALEHEKEVLIPPYEIFNVTGISKDQSWCTVVFRLESVGCRSDLNCAFFPSAEQQGPE, from the exons ATGAAG GGTCACGGAGCAGACACCCAACAGGCAGTCTTAGATATGGCCATTGGCTCTGTTGATGACTCGTTTGAGGGCTGCGCAGAGAAGATGTCTGACAGAGTTTCATCAAAATATctagacaaagaaaagaattcATCAGAGAACATCTCCAAGGCCTGGAAGGATGCTGAAAAATATCGCAAAGCACCAGGAGATGGACTTAACATTTTGAACTCTGTTGCCATACATTTGTACACAGAAGTCAGTCACAAAATGTATCTTGAACTAAACGAAGCTGTCGGTGCAGGTAGAGACGCGTACAAAAACGAAACTTTTAAGctgtattcattttattttctgctgACAGACGCCATTAAACGTCTAAAGAGAACTCAGCGTGACTGTGTCACAGTATATCGTAGAACCAAGAGAAAATACACCACTGAAAATGTTCTCCATCAAACAGTGCGATTTGGCCGATTCACTTCCAGCTCTCTAAACTACGCTTTAACTACGTCATTTGGAAGTGAGTCTTGTTTTGAGATTTATACCTGCTTTGGGGCTGATATAAGTCATTATTCTGCCCTTGAACATGAAAAAGAGGTTTTAATCCCACCCTATGAGATATTTAATGTCACTGGCATATCCAAAGACCAAAGCTGGTGCACCGTTGTCTTCCGTCTTGAAAGTGTTGGTTGTAGGAGTGACCTAAACTGTGCTTTCTTTCCAA GTGCAGAACAGCAGGGACCAGAATGA